A genomic window from Bdellovibrio sp. ArHS includes:
- the lysA gene encoding diaminopimelate decarboxylase, giving the protein MEYINNELCLGPLKKRLLPLCVNYMRPIYVYDLDFISQRFTAMAQALAGTRLFYAVKANPNHQVLQHLKKMGSGADVVSLGEIKRALESGFSPQDIVYSGVGKTRHEITEALKIGILQINVESLPELERVGAIARSLKKKAAVALRLNPDIDIKTHPYIATGLKDNKFGMELSLIPDLTDCLMRFSDSLELVGFSLHLGSMMMEFAGYEEALRKLKPVFVEMQKKFPTLRRFDFGGGLGIFYDRLDLELEESLLRDYAKITHDVLGDLHCELQSEPGRWLLAHCGVLISEVQYIKKTSAKEFVIVDAGMNHLIRPSLYEAKHLIMPLKKSCESMQADVVGPICESSDFFAKDVTLGKVQEGDFVAIMDAGAYGYSMASQYNMQELPLEICI; this is encoded by the coding sequence ATGGAATACATCAATAATGAATTATGCCTAGGTCCGTTAAAGAAGCGGCTTTTGCCTTTGTGCGTGAATTACATGCGTCCCATTTATGTGTATGACCTCGATTTTATTTCTCAGCGTTTCACGGCCATGGCGCAAGCTCTAGCGGGAACACGCCTTTTTTATGCCGTGAAGGCCAATCCGAATCATCAAGTTTTGCAACATCTTAAAAAAATGGGTTCTGGTGCGGATGTTGTCTCGTTAGGCGAGATCAAAAGAGCCCTGGAAAGTGGTTTTTCCCCTCAGGATATCGTCTATAGCGGCGTGGGAAAAACGCGTCATGAAATCACGGAAGCTTTGAAGATCGGAATTTTACAGATCAACGTGGAAAGTTTGCCAGAGCTTGAGCGGGTCGGCGCCATTGCGCGGTCTTTGAAGAAGAAAGCCGCCGTGGCTTTGCGCTTAAATCCTGATATCGATATTAAAACCCACCCTTATATTGCGACAGGCCTTAAAGACAATAAATTTGGCATGGAGCTTTCGCTCATTCCGGATTTAACAGACTGTCTTATGCGATTTTCTGACTCTTTGGAACTGGTGGGGTTCAGTCTTCACCTAGGTTCCATGATGATGGAATTTGCGGGCTATGAAGAGGCTTTGCGCAAGCTCAAGCCGGTTTTTGTAGAGATGCAAAAAAAGTTTCCAACTCTGCGCCGTTTTGATTTCGGTGGTGGATTGGGAATTTTCTATGATCGTTTGGATTTGGAGCTGGAAGAAAGTCTTTTGCGCGACTACGCGAAAATCACGCACGATGTGTTGGGTGATCTTCACTGCGAACTGCAATCCGAACCCGGCCGTTGGTTGTTGGCCCACTGCGGAGTTTTAATCTCTGAAGTGCAGTATATTAAAAAAACCTCTGCCAAGGAATTCGTCATTGTCGATGCCGGCATGAATCACTTGATTCGTCCTTCTTTGTATGAAGCCAAGCATCTTATCATGCCTTTAAAAAAGTCCTGCGAATCTATGCAGGCGGATGTGGTGGGACCTATCTGTGAGTCCTCAGACTTTTTTGCCAAAGATGTGACTTTGGGAAAAGTTCAGGAAGGCGACTTTGTCGCTATCATGGATGCAGGTGCGTATGGCTATTCGATGGCCAGTCAGTACAATATGCAGGAGCTTCCTTTAGAAATTTGTATCTAA